Within the Beduinella massiliensis genome, the region GAGACGCTGGCGGCGGAGCAGTTCGCCATCGGCATGCGCAAGGGCGACGCCGCGCTGGTGGCGGCGGTCAACGGCGCGCTGGAGGAGATGGCGGCGGACGGTTCGCTGGCCGCGATTTCCACCGAATGGTTCGGCGAGGACATCACGCTGGTCGGAAAGTAAGGCGCGTTTTCAGGGGATGGGGGCTGCGAGCCCCCATTTCCCGCGTCCGGACGAAAGGGGTTTCTTCACTTGGTCTATTTCACCGACCCGCAGAAGCTGCAAAAGCTGCTCGCCGTGCTGACGGACGGCATGGGCACGACGCTTTCCATCTTCTTTTGGACGCTGCTCTTCTCCCTGCCGCTGGGGCTGCTCGTGGCGCTGGGGCGCATGTCCAGGCGGCGCGTGCTCTCCGGACCGGTGGCGTTTTACATCCTCGTGATGCGCGGAACGCCTCTGATGCTGCAAATCATCACCGTGCACTTCATCCTGCCGGGGCTGCTGGGCGTCAACATCGACCGGTTCGTCTCCACCATCGTCGCGTTCTCGCTCAACTACGCGGCCTACTTCGCGGAGATTTACCGCGGGGGCATTCAGTCCATCCCGCAGGGGCAGTACGAGGCGGGCAAGGTGCTGGGCTTCACCCGCGCGCAGACGTTCCTGCGCATCATCCTGCCGCAGGCGGTCAAGCGTATTTTGCAGCCGGTCAGCAACGAGGTCATCACCTTGGTGAAGGACACGTCGCTGGCGACGGTCATCGCGGTGGGCGAGCTGTTCCGCGCGGCGAAGAACGAGGCGTCGCGCACGGCGTCCATCGAGCCGCTCTTCGTGGCGGGCGCCTTTTACCTGCTGATGAACTTTCTGGTCACCTGCTTCTTTCAGTGGACGGAAAAGAAGCTCGACTATTACCGTTAAAGGGGGCTTGCACATGCTTCGCGCCGAGGGCGTATGGAAGGGTTTTAACGGGCAGGCGGTGCTGAAGGGGATCGACGCCCGCGTGGAAAAGGGCGAGGTCGTGGCGATCGTGGGCCCGTCGGGCAGCGGCAAGTCCACCTTTTTGCGCTGCCTGAACCATCTGGAGGTGGTGGACGGCGGAAACATCACCATCGCCGGGGACGCGCTGGTGCGAAGCGCCGCGAACGGGCGCGCGCAGTATCCGCCCGAGCGTGAGATTCGCCGCATCCTGCGCAGGATGGGCATGGTTTTTCAGCAGTTCAACCTCTTCCCGCACTTTTCGGTGCTGCGCAACCTCACCGAGGCGCAGGTGCACGTGCTGGGCCGCAGCCGCCGCGAGGCGCAGGAGAACGCGCGGGCGCTTTTGGAGAAGGTCGGCCTCTCCGAAAAGGTGGATCAATACCCCTGCCAGCTCTCCGGCGGGCAGCAGCAGCGCGTGGCCATCGCCCGCGCGCTCGCGCTGGAGCCGGACATCCTCTGCTTCGACGAGCCCACCAGCGCGCTCGACCCGCGCCTCACGCAGGAGGTGCTGGGTGTCATGCGCGACCTGGCGCGCGAGCACCGCACGATGATCGTCGTCACCCACGAGATGAGCTTCGCGCGCGAGGTGGCGGACCGCGTGATCTTCATGGAGGGCGGCGTGGTCGTGGACGAGGGCGCGCCGGAGCGGGTGATGGGGTCGGGCGCATGCCCCCAGATGCGGGCGTTCCTGGGCGCTGTCTGACGAAAGGGGACGCGCGGCAAAAGAATGTACTCCCCGCCCGGGGTTTGTGGTATACTAAAGCAGCCGCAGTGAACGCCGGCGCCGTTTGCTGGCGTCGCCTGCGGGGCTTGCTTAAAGCGGGCGAAATCTGTTTTGCAAGAGGGAGAACGTCATGCTGGAATTTCGATACGACACGCAGCTCCTGATCGAAGGAAAGGGGCTCAGCGAAGAGGCGATCGGCGCCTATTTCGACGAGAACTTTCGGGGGGACTGCCTGCTCGCCGTGGGCGACGAGGAGCTCATCAAGGTTCATTATCACACGAACGAGCCGTGGAAGGTGCTGGAGTACTGCGCCTCGCTGGGCGAGATTTACGACATCGTCGTCGAGGACATGGAGCGCCAGTCCAGAGGACTGCAGGGATGAAACCGGGCGGCGGGGCAAGGTCCTGCCGCCTTTTTGTATGCGCCGGAGGCAGGGACGTGGTATAATGAAAAGAAGAAGGGCCGCCGGGCGCGCATGCCTGCGGTCGGGCGCACATAACATCCTCAGAAGACCAGGCAGGAGGTTGAAAAAGATGAAGGTATTGCTCATCAACGGCAGCCCCAATGAAAAGGGCTGCACCTATACGGCGCTGTGCGAGGTGGCGGGCGAGCTGAACCGGGCGGGCGTGGACACGCAGATCTTCCACGTCGGCAAACAGCCGGTTCGCGGCTGTATCGGCTGCGGCGGCTGCGCGCGGGCGGGCGGGGGACGCTGCGTGTTCGGCGACGACCGCGTAAACGAGGCGCTCGCCCTCGCAGAGGAGGCGGACGGCTTCGTCTTCGGGTCGCCCGTGCATTACGCGGCGGCCTCCGGCATGGCGACGTCGTTCCTCGACCGCTTCTTTTACGCGGGCAGGGGCTTTGCGCGCAAGCCCGGCGCGGCGGTCGTGAGCTGCCGCAGGGGCGGCGCGAGCGCGGCGTTTGACCAGCTGAACAAGTACTTCACCATCTCGCAGATGCCCATCGTCTCCTCGCAGTACTGGAACATGGTACACGGCAACACGCCGGAGGAGGTGAAGCAGGACCTGGAGGGGCTTCAGACCCTGCGCACCCTGGGGCGCAACATGGCCTGGCTTCTGCGGTGCATCGAGGCGGGCCGCGCCGCGGGCGTGCCCGAGCCGGAGCAGGAACCGAAGCTGCGCACGAACTTCATCAGATGACAGCCTGCCGCGCCGGGATGCGTCCTGGCGCGGCCTGTTTTGTTTCGGGAGACCGCGCGTGCAGCGGGCCGCGTGAAGCCGCGCGGCGCGGATATCCGCCGCAGGCCCCGCTCGCGGCTTCTATTTGGCCCTTCCCCGGCATAGGCTGGCCCGAGGTGAATTGCCATGCAAAAGGGCGGTACGGCGCTGGCGCTGCTGGGGGCGATCGTCGGGGCGGGGTTTGCGTCCGGACGCGAGGTGCTGCGCTTTTTTACGCGCTACGGCGCCATGGGCTGGGCGGGCGCTGCCGTCGCCTGCGCGTTTATGGGCGTCTGCGCGTATTTCGTGATGCGCGCGGCGGGCCGCTGCCGGGCGGATTCGTTTTCGGGGCTCTGCCGGGCTTATGGCGGGCCGCTGGCGGGACGCGCGGCGGGCTTTCTGTACGGCGTGCTGATGGCGCTGACCGGCGGGGCGATGACCGCCGCATTTGCGGAGCTGACGGCGCTCGTCCTGCCGGTGCGCGGCGCGTACCCCCTCGGCTTTGCCGCCGCCGTGCTGCTGGGCGTCCTGTGTTCGCACCGCGACCTGAAGCTGCTGGAGCTGATGGGCCGCCTGCTGCTGCCGCTCTTCCTCACGATGCTGATCTTGCTGCTTCCCCTGCCCGCGCAGGAGGAGGCCCTGCGCCTTCGCAGCGGACACGCCGCCGCGCCCGCGCTGGGCCTGCTTTACGGCGCGCTCAACATGGGGATGACGGCGGGCATATTGTGCGAGGCGGGAAAGCGCCTGAGCCCTGCCGCGTGCAGGCGGGAGGCCGCGCTGCTGACGGCGCTGCTGGCGCTTTTGACGGGGCTCGCCAACGCCGTGCTCCTGCGCCATGGCGCTTCGGTCGAGCGAAGCGCGCTGCCCTTCGTCGCCCTTTCGATGCGGCTGGGCAGGGTGGGCTACGCGCTGTGCGCCGCGGTGCTGGGGCTGGCGGTGCTTTCCACGCTGACGGCGGCCATGCGCGCGCTGCGGGGCAGCCTGCGCCTGCCCGCGCGCGCATGCGACGCTGTGTGCGCCGCCTGCTGCGTGCTGTGCGGGGCGCTGGGCTTCGATCGGCTGATCGGCCGGGGGTATCCGCTGCTCGGAGGGGCCTGCGCGGTGTTCCTGTGCGCGCTGCTGGTGCGCGCGGCGACTGACCGGGACGAGAAAGCAGGGCTCCGGGCGGACGGGGACGGCGCTGGAAAAGGAAAGCGGGCCTTTTCAATTAAGGCGCGATAGGGTATAATAAAGGGCAACCCATACAGGACAGAGGCGTAAGCGAAGATGTACAGAACGAACTATGTGGAAATAGATCTGGGCGCGATCCGTCATAACGCAGGCGTGATGCGCGCCAGGCTTTCGGGCGGTACGCGCCTGCTGGCGGTCGTAAAGGCGGACGCCTATGGACACGGCGCGCTGGCGGTTTCCCGCGCGGCGCTGGAAGCGGGCGCTTCCATGCTGGCCGTGGCGATTCCGGAGGAGGGAGAACAGCTTCGCTCCGCGGGCATCGCGGCGCCCATCCTGGTGCTGGGCGGCATCGAGCCGGAGGCGGCGGAGGCGGTGGTTCGCAATCGCTTGACGCAGACGGTCTTTGACGCCGGAACGATCGACGCGCTGTCCCAGGCGGCCTGCCGGCTGGGCGTTCCCGCACAGGTGCACGTGAAGCTCGATACGGGCATGTCGCGCATCGGCGTAAGGAGCGCGGCGGACGCGGCGCGCCTGGCCCTTGCGGCGGACGCAGCCCCGGGCGTGCAGCTCACGGGGGCGTTTACCCATTTCGCTACGGCGGACGAGCCGGACGCTACGGACACGCTTTCGCAGATCGCCCGCTTTGAGGAGATGACCGCGGCCATCGCGGCGGTGCACCCGGATCCCATCGTGCGCCACGCATGCAACAGCGCGGGCATCTTCCGCTACCCGCAGGCGCACTACGACATGGTGCGCGGGGGCATCACGCTCTACGGCTGCGTTCCCTCGCCGGACATCGCGGGCGTCAGGCAGGCGATGCGCTGGGTGACGCGCGCGGTGTACGTGAAGGACCTGCCCGCGGGCGCGCGCATCAGCTACGGCGGCACGTTCACGGCGGAGCGGCCCATGCGCGTGATGACCGTGCCTGTCGGCTATGCGGACGGCTATCGCCGGGCGTTTTCCGGCAAGGCGCAGGTGCTCGTGCGCGGCCGGCGCGCGCAGGTCGTGGGGCGCGTGTGCATGGATCAAATCATGGTGGACGTGACGGACATCCCCGGCTGCGCGGCGGGCGACGAGGTGGTGCTGATGGGCGCGCAGGGTGAAGCGTGCATCACCGCGGACGAGCTGGCCGCATGGGCCGATACGATCAGCTATGAAATCCTGCTCGCGCCGTCAGGACGCGTGCCGCGCGTGTACAGATGATGGACAAGCAGTCGATCCGCCGCGCTGTCAAGGCCCGGCGCGAAACGATGACAGCGCAGGAGCGGGAGCGGGCCTCGCGCGAGGTCTGCCGCCTCCTTTGCGCGTGGGACGTCTACAGGCGGGCGGGGACCGTGCTCGCCTACGCGGCGGTGCGCGGAGAACTGGACCTCGCGGAGCTGATCGGGGACGCGCTTTCGTCGGGCAAGACGCTGCTGCTTCCCCGCTGCGAAGCGGGCGGCGTGATGACGGCGCGCCGCGTCACGTCGCTTAGCGGGCTTCTCCAAAGCGGTTACGGCATCCCCGAGCCGGGGGAGGACGCGTCCGTCTTCGCGCCGGGGGCGATTGATCTCGCGCTGGTGCCGGGCGTCGCGTTCAGCCCGGCGGGCGACCGCGTGGGTCAGGGCGGCGGGTATTACGACCGCTATCTGCCGGCGCTTCGCGGCGCTGCGGCGGGCATTGGCTATGATTTTCAGTTGATGGATGCGCTTCCGGCGCTCGCGCATGACGCGCCGATGGCATATGTGGTACATCCCGGCGGAATCGTTCGATGCCGGCGGGACAATGAAAGATAACGGAGGAACCAAAGGTGAACGAAAAAGAGACGAAGGTTCGGGGGCGCATCGGAGGCAAAAACCTCCTGTCGATGGCGGGACGCGTGGCGGGGTCGATCGTGCTCGTCGCGGTGCTGGGGCTGCTGCTGCAGGTGCTCTCGATGATCGGCAACTTCTACCTGCGCATGCTGATCTCCTGCGCCGTCATCGTGGGCTGCTTCCTGATGCAGTTTTCGAGCGGCGGCGGGCAGGGCGAGCGCGACGTGACCTTCGGGGCGATGCTCGGCAAGCGCACGCTGGAGGGCTATCAGCCGACGAAGGAAGAAAAAACAAAGTGCTTTACCCCGCTCAAGGGCCTGGCGGCGGCGGCGCTGGGCGCGGCGCCCTTCGTTTTGTGCGCGCTGGTCGTCGCGGCGGCCGCGGAGCCCTACACGTATACGCTGCAGGACCTGCCCTCCTGGGCGAGCGCCTACGCCTACCGTGCGGACATCTACGCGCCGCTCAGCTACTATGGACAGAGCGCGGGAGCGGGCCTCGCAGATTACCTGCGCATTCTGGTCAGGGCCTGCAACATGCTCTACCTGCTGCCGCTGGGTGACGCGGTCACGTATTACGGCTACCTGATCGACCGGCTGGGCCCGGCGCTGCTGCTGGTCTTCCCGCTGGGCTATGTGCTGGGCTACCTGCGCGGCCCGGCGCTGCACAAAAAGCGCATTGCCTACAACGAGCAGGCGAAGAAGGCACAGCTCAAGAAGATCAAGCGCAACAAGAAGCGCGAGCAGGCCGCGCGCCGGGCGAAGGAACGCAAGGGCCCGGAACAATTAATCTGACGCGTTGTTAAAACTCGGAAATCCTGATATAATAAAGAAAGAGGATTGTGCTCCTCAATCGAGCCCGATCTTTTCGGGAACTGCACAGGAGGAAGCTTTGCGGATCATCAGCGGCAGCGCCCGCGGGCGCACGATTTGCGCGCCGCAGGGCATGGATACGCGCCCCACGCAGGATTACGTGCGCGAATCGCTCTTTAACATCCTGCGCGCGCGGGTGCCGGAGGCCCGTGTGCTCGATCTCTTCGCGGGGTCGGGCGCGCTGGGGCTGGAGGCGGTCAGCCGGGGTGCGCAGGGCGCGGTATTCGTAGACAGCGGCCGCGCCGCGGTACAGTGCGTCAAAAAAAACGTCGCCGCGCTCCGCATGGAGACGCAGTGCGAGGTGCTTTCCTGCGACTGGCGCGCGGCGATTGCGCGCCTTTCGGATCGGGCGTTCGACCTGGTGTTCATGGACCCGCCCTACCGCATGGAAAACACGGGCGAGATGTGCGCCGCGCTGCTTGCGGCGGGGGCGCTTGCGGAGGACGGCCTGATCGTGGTGGAGCACCGGCGCGGCCTTCCGCCGGCGCTTGCGGACGGACTTGAGGCGGCGGACACGCGCCGCTACGGCGACACGGAGGTCACCTTCGTGCGAAGGCGGCAGGAGGAAGAAACGCCATGAGCATCGCGCTTTACCCCGGCAGCTTTGATCCGCTGACGGTCGGTCATCTGGATATCATCGAGCGCGCGGCACGGCTGTACGACACCGTCGTGGTGGCGGTGCTGCACAACCCGAGCAAGCAGGGCGCGTTCCCGGTGGAAAAACGGCTGGAATTTATCGAGCGCGCGTGCGCGCACATTCCGGGCGTGCGCGTGGAGCAGTTTTACGGTCTGCTGGTGGATTACGCGCGGCAGGTGGGCGCGTCGGTCATCATCCGGGGGCTTCGCGCGGTCAGCGACTTCGAGTACGAGTTTCAGATGGCGCAGATGAATGGGCAGCTCTGCCCCGGCGTGGAGACGCTCTTCATGATGACGAAGCCGGAGCACGCGTACATCAGCTCGAGCGGTGTGCGCGAGATAGCGACGTTTGGCGGCGATGTAAGCGCGTTTTTGCCGCCATGCATCCTTAAGGACGTGCAAGCAGCGCTTGCCGCAAAGAGGAGGGAATCCGATGGACGCTGAACTCAAGATTTATGACGCGATCGACGAACTGGAGCAGGAGATATCCAGCAGCAAGAAGGGCCTTTTGTCCAACCTTTTCCTGGTGGACAAGGACTACCTGCTCGACCTGTGCGCAAAGATTCGGTCGGACGTGCCGGACGACATCAAGAACTGTCAGAACCTGCTGCGCGAGGAACAGCGCATCCTCACCGAGGCCAACCGCAAGGCGAACAACATCATCACCGAGGCGGAAAACAAGGCGCACGCCCGCGTGGCCGACGCGGACGCGCTGGCCCAGCAGAAGTCGGACGACGCCGACCGCTACGACGAGCGCGTGCGCGCCGAGGCCGACGCCTATGCGCAGCAGGCGCATGCCGACGCCGACGCCTACGCCGCCAAGACGCGCGCGGATTCCGAGCAGGAGGCCAGCGCCCGCATCGCGGAGGCCGAGCAGCACGCGCGCGAGCTCGTGGAGAACACGGAGATCATGCGCCAGGCCAACCAGCGCGCGCGGGAGACGGTGGAGCGCGCGGACGCGCAGGCGCGCGACATGTTCCTCAACACCCTGGACGAGGCGGAGAAGATGCTCAAGGACCTGGACGACTGCTTTGCCCATCACTCGAGCGACCTGTACAACTACCGCGTGAAGCTGAGCCAGTATCGCGGAAACTGAAGCGGGTGTTTCGCCCTTGACGTCATGCCGGATACGGAAAAATCAGGGCACCGCCGCAAAAGAGCATAAAAAAGACGAGGGTAGGCGCCCGGAAGGGTTCCTGAACCTCGTCTTTTGTTTGCTGACTGTTTCCTCCTGAAAAGCGGAGAAGCGCGTGCAGCAGGGCCTTCTGCCCGCGATATGCCGTGTCTGCGGCGGAGCCCCCTGCGGTCATTTCCTGCGCGCGCAGACGATCAGCATCATCGGACGGCGCATTTCGTCCTTCATGCCGGGGAGATCCAGCATTTGCTCCGGCGGCTTGGGCTCCACGACCCGCGTGACTTCAAAGCCGTTCGTGAGCAGCCCGTCCAGATAGGTCGTCAGCGTCTTGTGGTACTTGCGCACGTGCTCGCCCAGAAAGACGGCGTCGCGCGCGCCCTCGTAAAAGTAATCGTCCACCGGGAAGTGCTGGATGTTTCCCGCCTCGTCGTAAGCCCAGTCCTGCGGGCCCTGCGCGGTGAAGATGGGGTGCTCGCAGGAAAAGACGAAGCTCGCGCCCGGCGCAAGGCAGGCGTTCACCCTTCGCGCTACCTGATGAAAGTCCGCCACGTAGTGCAGCGCGAGCGAGCTGAGCGCCACGTCAAAGCTTTCCGGGGGAAAGTCGATCTCCTCGATGGGCATGCGCACGTATTCGACCGCCGGAAAAGGCGTCTTCTCCCGCGCGACGGCGAGCATTTTTTCGGAAATGTCCACGCCCACGCAGCGCCTGGCGCCGTGCTCCATCGCGTAGATGCAGTGCCAGCCGTAGCCGCAGCCCAGATCGAGCACGCGCTTGTCCGCAAAGTCAGGCAGCAGGGGGCGCAGGGTCTCCCATTCGCCTGCGCCCGCAAGCCCCTGCCGGGAGCGGCCCATCTGGCTATACTTTTCAAAGAATTCCGGGTCGTCGTATCGGTTCTGGTACATGTCGTTTCCTCCGTTCATTTGGCGGCGCATCAGCCCGCCAGGTAGCTCTTCAGATAGCGCCCGGTAAAGGAACGCGGGCAGGAGCAGATTTCTTCCGGCGTGCCGCAGGCGATCACCTCGCCGCCCGCGTCGCCTCCGTCCGGCCCCAGGTCGATCACATAGTCGGAGGCGGCGATGACCTGCAGGTTGTGCTCCACCACGACGAGGGTATTCCCCGCGTCTGCAAGGCGGCGCAGCAGCCGCAGAAAGTTTTCGACGTCCAGCGGATGCAGCCCCGTCGTGGGCTCGTCGATCAGGTAAAGGCTCTGCTTTCCGGCGCCCGAAAGCAGGTCTCGCGCCAGCTTCAGGCGCTGCGCCTCGCCGCCGGAGAGCGTGGGCAGCGCCTGACCGAGCGTGAGGTAGCCGAGCCCTACGTCCGCCAGGAGCGCCAGGGTCTTTTGCATGGCCGGGACGTCCGAAAAGGCCGCCGCCGCTTCCTCTACGGAGAGGTTCAGCGCGTCGTCGATGCTGCGCCCGTCTAGCCTGACGGAGAGCACGGATTCCTGAAACCGGCGGCCGTGGCATTCCGGACAGGGAACTTCCGCGTCCTCGAAGAAGAGCAGGTTGCTCGTGACCGTCCCCATGCCCTCGCACCGTTCGCAGCGCCCGCCCTTCGCGTTGAACGAGAACGAGCCCGCGTGAAGGCCCAGCGCCCGCGCCTCCGGCAGGGCGGCGAAACGCCTGCGCAGCGCGTCGTAGAGCCCGGTGAACGTCGCGACGTTGGAGCGGCGCATGCGCGGAGCCTGCGCCTGGTCGATTGTGACGACGCGCGAAAAGGCCGAAAGGCCCTCTACCTGCGCGCGTTCGTCCTCGCCTCGCCCCAGCACGCCGAAGACGAGCGAGGACTTGCCCGAGCCGGAGACGCCCGTGACGCTCGTGAGGCAGCCGGTGGGGATGCGGACGTCCACGCGCTTCAGGTTGTGAAGGCCCGCGCCGCGGATGCGGATTTCTCCCGTTCCGGCGCTTCGCTCGGCCGATGGGATCGGGGCGGGGGCGGCGAGATAGCGCCCGGTGACAGACGCGCTCTGGCCCTTCAGCGCTTCGGGCGTGCCCTGACCGACGATGCGCCCGCCAAAGCGGCCGCTGCCGGGGCCGATGTCGATCACCCAGTCCGCCGCGCGGACGACGTCCGGGTCGTGCTCGATGACGAGCAGGGTGTTTTCCTGATCGCGCAGGCTCCGCAGAATTTGAAGCAGGCCGTCCGTGTCGCGCGGATGCAGGCCGACGGTGGGCTCGTCGAGCACGTAGATCAGGCCGGTCATGGTGCTGTCCAGCGTCGCGGCCAGGCGGATGCGCTGGGCTTCGCCGCCGGAGAGCGTCAGCGTTTGGCGGTCGGACGTGAGATAGCCCAGCCCCAGGCGGACGATGCGCGCGATCTTCGTCTGCAGATCCGGCAGGTACGGCGCGACCAACGCGCGCTGCGCGGGCGTGAGCGAGGCCTCCAGACGGCGCAGCCAATCCGCGAGGTCGCACAGCTGCATCGCGGAAAGCTCCGCAAGCCGGCGGCCCGCGACCGTCACGCTGCGGGGCAGCGGGGCGAGCCGTTCGCCGTCGCATTCGGGGCAGGGGGCCTGCTGAAAGTAGGCGCCCGCCGTGCCGCCGTCGCCACCCTGTTCGCTCAGCCTTCGCGTCAGCGTGGTGAACGCGCCCGGGAACTTGCCCTCCGCCGCGGTCTTAGGCGGCTTTTCCCCCGGGAAGAAAGCGCGGAAGGGTTCGCTGTCGCTGCCGTAAAGCAGCAGCGCGCGCTGCGCGGGCGTGAAGGTTTCGACCGGCCTGTTCCGGGGGACGGGAAGGCCGCGGCACTGCAGGGCGTGGTAGTAGGCTTCCCGCTCGAAGTCGCCGTAGCGCTGACGCCAGAAGTCGATCGCCCCCTCTTCCAGCGAGCGCTCCGCGTGCAGCACGAGCGCTTCGTCGATGCGCAGCGTCTTGCCCAGCCCCTGGCAGGCGGGGCAGGCCCCTCTGCGCGTGTTGAAGGAGAAGTCGGTGCGGGTGAGCTTGTCCATCCGTCCGCCGCAGACGGAGCAGTACATGAAGTCCTGAAAGTCCTCGCCATGACCCAGCGTCTCTTCCCGGCAGGCGTCGGCGTCGATTTCGGCCCCGCATAGGGGGCAGGCGCGCCGGTGCAGCTTTTCAAAGAGCATGCGCAGCTCGGTGTAGATGCCCGTCACCGTGCCCACGGAGGAACGGGGATTTTGGGCATAGGCGCCCTGCGCGATGCAGAGGGCGGGCGACGCGCCGCTGACGCTGTCCACGTCCGGCCTGCGGATGCCCTGCATGCCCATGGCCTCCAGATACTGGCGCTGGCATTCGTTGAAGAGCAGGTCGATGGCGAGCGTCGACTTCCCGGAGCCCGAAAGCCCCGTGAGCGCGATGAACTTGCCGCGCGGCAGGGTCAGGTCGATGTTTTTCAAGTTGCCCTCGCGCGCACCGCGAATGACGATGTCCTTCATACGGCCTCCTTGTCCATGATAATCGGGGGAATCTGTACCATTCAACGCGGCGCGCGCTTTCTCCTGCCGCGAAACAGATTTATTTATCTAGATCGATGACGTCCCTTTCTTGCATTCCGATAACATAGATGCTAAAATAAACGGAGCTTTGTGCGGGCGCACGTTTCCGCAAGAGAGGATGAGGCGAGAATGAAAGCTCCGAAGGCGCGCGCGCTGTGCGCGCTCCTGCTGTGCATGGCGGCCGTCCTCTGCGGCTGCGCGCGAGAGAAGAACAGCCTCGTCCGCTACCGGGAGGACGAGCGGCCAAAGGCGAGGATCACCTTTTTCGGCAACAAGTACGAGCCGGAGAACGTCGCCGTCGTCGAAGAAATCCTGAGCGGATTCATGCGGGAGAACCCGGACGTGCAGGTGACCTATGAAAGCCTCAAGGGAAACGGCTATTTTGAGGCGCTGAGCAAGCGGATGGCCTCCGGGCGAGGCGACGACGTGATGATGGTCAACCACGACGCGGTGCTCCTGCTCTCGGAGGCGGGGCAGCTCGCGGACCTGTCGGGGCTTGAATCGATCGATCGCTTTTCGGACAGCGTCCTCGGTCAGATGCGCGGGGAGGACGGAGCGATTTACTGGGTGCCGACGACGGTTTCCGCGTTCGGCCTTTACTGCAATCTGGACCTTTTGAAGGCGCAGCAGCTGGAGGTTCCGCGGACGCTTGCAGAATGGCTCGACGCCTGCGAGCGGTTCCGCCGGGCGGGCATCCTGCCCTTGATCATCAACGACGACATCTCGCTCAAGACCCTGGCGATCGGCCTGGGATTTTGGGACGTCTACGCGGCGGGGCGGCAGGCGGAGGCGTTTGGGCGGATCAACAGCGGGGAGGAGCGCCTGAGCAGCTATCTGCGGCCGGGCTTCGCCCTTGCGTCGCAGCTCATTGAAAAGGGATACGTGGACGCGCAGAAGGCGCTCGTGACCCAAAAGACGTCGGACGATCTCGCGGAATTCGCAAAGGGCGAGTCGCCCTTCATGCTGACCGGCGGCTGGGCGGCGGGACGCGTGAAGAGCATGAATCCCCCGTTTGAATTCACGGTGATCCCCTATCCGGCGCTGACGGATGGCGTCGTGCTGGTCGTCAACGCGGATACGCGCCTGAGCGTGAACGCGCACAGCCCGAACCGGGAGGCCGCGCTTCGCTTTGTCGAATACTTCACCCGCAGCGAGAACATCACGAAGTTCGCGGAAAACCAGTCGTCGCTCAGCCCGCTGAAGAGCGGAAGCCCCGCCGCGCTGAAGGAGATTCAGCCGCTGCTGGAGGCGTACTGGGCAGGCCGCACGGTGATCGGCTCGGACAGCCTGCTGGACATTCCGATCTGGAACCTCACGGCCGAGGCGTCGCAAAGGCTCCTTTCCGGTGAAACGGTGGAGGAGATCATGGACTTTCTGGATGCGTATCAGGCGGAAGAGGGGGCGCGGTGATGGGGCCGAGAGGTAGAAAGATGCTGTTGGCGGCGCTGATGGTCGCCGCGCTGCTTTCGCTCGTCACCTATGCGTTCGTGGCGAGCGTGCAGGAACAGCTTTGGAACCAGTCCATCGAGACGATCAAGGAGAGCACCCGTCAGGGCCGTGACGCGCTCAAGATTCAGCTTCAGGCGGACTTTCAGTCGCTGGGCACGATTTCGCGCTACCTGCGCTCCGTGTCCTCTGATGAGGAGGAAATCATCACCCAATCCCTGCGCGCCTACGGCGAGACGGGCGGGAACG harbors:
- a CDS encoding kinase to dihydroxyacetone kinase gives rise to the protein MLEFRYDTQLLIEGKGLSEEAIGAYFDENFRGDCLLAVGDEELIKVHYHTNEPWKVLEYCASLGEIYDIVVEDMERQSRGLQG
- a CDS encoding methyltransferase domain-containing protein; protein product: MYQNRYDDPEFFEKYSQMGRSRQGLAGAGEWETLRPLLPDFADKRVLDLGCGYGWHCIYAMEHGARRCVGVDISEKMLAVAREKTPFPAVEYVRMPIEEIDFPPESFDVALSSLALHYVADFHQVARRVNACLAPGASFVFSCEHPIFTAQGPQDWAYDEAGNIQHFPVDDYFYEGARDAVFLGEHVRKYHKTLTTYLDGLLTNGFEVTRVVEPKPPEQMLDLPGMKDEMRRPMMLIVCARRK
- a CDS encoding amino acid ABC transporter ATP-binding protein, translating into MHMLRAEGVWKGFNGQAVLKGIDARVEKGEVVAIVGPSGSGKSTFLRCLNHLEVVDGGNITIAGDALVRSAANGRAQYPPEREIRRILRRMGMVFQQFNLFPHFSVLRNLTEAQVHVLGRSRREAQENARALLEKVGLSEKVDQYPCQLSGGQQQRVAIARALALEPDILCFDEPTSALDPRLTQEVLGVMRDLAREHRTMIVVTHEMSFAREVADRVIFMEGGVVVDEGAPERVMGSGACPQMRAFLGAV
- a CDS encoding amino acid ABC transporter permease, translating into MVYFTDPQKLQKLLAVLTDGMGTTLSIFFWTLLFSLPLGLLVALGRMSRRRVLSGPVAFYILVMRGTPLMLQIITVHFILPGLLGVNIDRFVSTIVAFSLNYAAYFAEIYRGGIQSIPQGQYEAGKVLGFTRAQTFLRIILPQAVKRILQPVSNEVITLVKDTSLATVIAVGELFRAAKNEASRTASIEPLFVAGAFYLLMNFLVTCFFQWTEKKLDYYR
- the alr gene encoding alanine racemase — protein: MYRTNYVEIDLGAIRHNAGVMRARLSGGTRLLAVVKADAYGHGALAVSRAALEAGASMLAVAIPEEGEQLRSAGIAAPILVLGGIEPEAAEAVVRNRLTQTVFDAGTIDALSQAACRLGVPAQVHVKLDTGMSRIGVRSAADAARLALAADAAPGVQLTGAFTHFATADEPDATDTLSQIARFEEMTAAIAAVHPDPIVRHACNSAGIFRYPQAHYDMVRGGITLYGCVPSPDIAGVRQAMRWVTRAVYVKDLPAGARISYGGTFTAERPMRVMTVPVGYADGYRRAFSGKAQVLVRGRRAQVVGRVCMDQIMVDVTDIPGCAAGDEVVLMGAQGEACITADELAAWADTISYEILLAPSGRVPRVYR
- a CDS encoding NAD(P)H-dependent oxidoreductase → MKVLLINGSPNEKGCTYTALCEVAGELNRAGVDTQIFHVGKQPVRGCIGCGGCARAGGGRCVFGDDRVNEALALAEEADGFVFGSPVHYAAASGMATSFLDRFFYAGRGFARKPGAAVVSCRRGGASAAFDQLNKYFTISQMPIVSSQYWNMVHGNTPEEVKQDLEGLQTLRTLGRNMAWLLRCIEAGRAAGVPEPEQEPKLRTNFIR
- the coaD gene encoding pantetheine-phosphate adenylyltransferase — encoded protein: MSIALYPGSFDPLTVGHLDIIERAARLYDTVVVAVLHNPSKQGAFPVEKRLEFIERACAHIPGVRVEQFYGLLVDYARQVGASVIIRGLRAVSDFEYEFQMAQMNGQLCPGVETLFMMTKPEHAYISSSGVREIATFGGDVSAFLPPCILKDVQAALAAKRRESDGR
- the rsmD gene encoding 16S rRNA (guanine(966)-N(2))-methyltransferase RsmD, coding for MRIISGSARGRTICAPQGMDTRPTQDYVRESLFNILRARVPEARVLDLFAGSGALGLEAVSRGAQGAVFVDSGRAAVQCVKKNVAALRMETQCEVLSCDWRAAIARLSDRAFDLVFMDPPYRMENTGEMCAALLAAGALAEDGLIVVEHRRGLPPALADGLEAADTRRYGDTEVTFVRRRQEEETP
- a CDS encoding 5-formyltetrahydrofolate cyclo-ligase; translation: MMDKQSIRRAVKARRETMTAQERERASREVCRLLCAWDVYRRAGTVLAYAAVRGELDLAELIGDALSSGKTLLLPRCEAGGVMTARRVTSLSGLLQSGYGIPEPGEDASVFAPGAIDLALVPGVAFSPAGDRVGQGGGYYDRYLPALRGAAAGIGYDFQLMDALPALAHDAPMAYVVHPGGIVRCRRDNER